A genome region from Candidatus Thermoplasmatota archaeon includes the following:
- a CDS encoding SMC-Scp complex subunit ScpB gives MKAKGVVEAALFSSSHPLRIAEISDRTGLAKDVVKRSLDDLRRRYSRGESAIEISRIGQSYIMKVKEEYSDEVLEFSESHMRRDVLKTASLIAYHQPIMQSDLKILVGGKVYDHVKALRDLGLIITRRRGPTYELVTSGAFSEYFGLPSSNREIVKKVMAERIGIQ, from the coding sequence TTGAAGGCGAAAGGCGTCGTTGAGGCTGCTCTCTTCTCATCGTCCCACCCGCTCAGGATAGCCGAGATCTCGGACAGAACTGGCCTGGCCAAGGACGTGGTTAAGAGGTCCCTTGATGACCTGAGAAGGAGATACAGCAGAGGCGAGAGCGCCATAGAGATAAGCAGGATAGGTCAGAGCTACATCATGAAGGTGAAGGAGGAGTACTCGGATGAGGTGCTGGAGTTCTCCGAATCGCATATGCGCCGCGACGTGCTCAAAACGGCCTCGTTGATAGCATATCATCAACCGATCATGCAGAGCGACCTGAAGATCCTCGTGGGAGGCAAGGTCTACGACCATGTGAAGGCTCTCAGGGACCTGGGGCTCATCATCACAAGAAGGAGGGGTCCCACATACGAGCTCGTAACCAGTGGGGCGTTCTCGGAATACTTCGGATTACCATCTAGCAACAGAGAAATCGTGAAGAAGGTGATGGCAGAGAGGATAGGAATACAGTAA